The Aureitalea marina genome includes a window with the following:
- a CDS encoding membrane dipeptidase, with protein sequence MGRYVDIHCHPAMKGFGKSFKYVPTGQNPLDPSKRNSIWRQKKPNVGQKLVNRLVTLTKFTQTDMTTLAKADVDLVVISLYPFEKHFLSRRILGWKGLTDLLVNLAAGISQKRIDHVLRHRDYFQDLLDELNYYKQLDNQVVKIDGIFYTYRLVSSFAEIETNRGLSVGNKRIINLVTSIEGAHVLNTGLEMDQDTADPDEVMENLAAIKSWEHRPLFMTFAHHFYNELCGHAPSISLSLIKENQIRGLDADFTPLGLKVLKEMLNEQSGARILIDVKHMSIASRQTYYQLLDQEYPNEDIPIVASHGAVNGWRSLTDQRSDYPNRTQWFNPVSINFSDREVVRIARSNGLLGIQLDERRIGNKKAVKASKRFWPNKRKQLNRKALLVWRQIEHMAEVLDHNDLFAWGIQCIGSDFDGIVDPINGLWTATNIKDLEEELLNHANDYLAR encoded by the coding sequence ATGGGCAGATATGTCGATATCCATTGCCATCCTGCGATGAAGGGTTTTGGTAAAAGCTTTAAGTATGTTCCAACCGGGCAAAACCCCTTGGATCCATCCAAGCGCAATTCCATCTGGCGTCAAAAGAAACCCAATGTGGGCCAAAAACTAGTCAACCGATTAGTTACCCTAACTAAGTTCACCCAGACCGATATGACTACCCTGGCCAAGGCAGATGTGGATCTGGTTGTGATCAGCCTCTACCCTTTTGAAAAACATTTCCTCAGCCGCCGGATATTGGGTTGGAAAGGACTAACCGACCTCTTGGTCAACCTGGCAGCAGGTATCAGTCAAAAGCGGATCGATCATGTACTGAGACATCGCGATTATTTCCAGGACCTTCTGGATGAGCTGAATTATTATAAGCAATTGGACAACCAGGTGGTGAAGATCGATGGAATCTTTTATACCTACAGACTGGTGAGTTCTTTTGCTGAGATAGAAACCAACAGAGGATTATCTGTTGGCAATAAGCGTATCATAAACCTGGTTACAAGCATTGAGGGAGCTCATGTGTTGAATACGGGATTGGAAATGGATCAGGACACAGCAGATCCAGATGAGGTCATGGAAAACCTCGCTGCCATCAAGTCCTGGGAGCACCGGCCATTATTCATGACTTTTGCCCATCACTTTTACAACGAACTCTGCGGGCACGCTCCAAGTATTAGCCTTTCCCTGATCAAGGAAAATCAGATCCGAGGCCTGGATGCGGATTTCACCCCACTTGGCCTGAAGGTGTTAAAAGAGATGTTGAACGAGCAGTCTGGCGCACGCATCCTGATCGATGTCAAGCATATGAGTATTGCCTCTAGGCAAACCTATTATCAACTTTTGGATCAAGAGTATCCCAATGAGGACATCCCCATTGTAGCGAGTCATGGTGCTGTGAATGGTTGGCGAAGCCTGACCGATCAACGTTCAGACTATCCGAACAGAACGCAATGGTTCAATCCGGTGAGCATCAACTTTTCTGACCGGGAAGTGGTCCGTATAGCCCGATCCAATGGATTACTTGGCATTCAGTTAGATGAGCGGAGAATAGGGAATAAAAAGGCGGTCAAGGCATCCAAACGTTTTTGGCCCAATAAGCGGAAACAGCTCAACCGGAAAGCCCTCTTGGTATGGAGGCAGATCGAGCATATGGCTGAGGTACTAGATCATAACGACCTATTCGCCTGGGGTATACAGTGTATTGGCAGTGATTTTGACGGCATAGTCGATCCCATCAACGGATTGTGGACCGCCACCAACATCAAGGACCTGGAAGAGGAGTTACTGAACCATGCCAACGATTATCTAGCCCGGTAA